A genomic region of Oncorhynchus mykiss isolate Arlee chromosome 4, USDA_OmykA_1.1, whole genome shotgun sequence contains the following coding sequences:
- the ppp2r5cb gene encoding serine/threonine-protein phosphatase 2A 56 kDa regulatory subunit gamma isoform isoform X3, which translates to MLTGTSAASVMVLDAPSSNGPFQPVALMHFRDVPPAEQEKLFVQKLRQCCVLFDFLSDPLSDLKWKEVKRAALSEMVEYITHNRNVITEPIYPEVVHVFAVNMFRTLPPSSNPTGAEFDPEEDEPTLEAAWPHLQLVYEFFLRFLESPDFQPNVAKKYIDQKFVMQLLDLFDSEDPRERDFLKTTLHRIYGKFLGLRAYIRKQINNIFYKFIYETERHNGIAELLEILGSIINGFALPLKEEHKIFLLKVLLPLHKVKSLSVYHPQLAYCVVQFLEKDSTLTEPTVMALLKYWPKTHSPKEVMFLNELEEILDVIEPSEFVKVMEPLFRQLAKCVSSPHFQVAERALYYWNNEYIMSLISDNAARILPIMFPSLYLNSKTHWNKTIHGLIYNALKLFMEMNQKLFDDCTQQFRTEKNKEKAKWKEREEAWVKIENLAKSNPQFLVYVDPSDLGSPMETDGPMMEDVNILKKTIAEEATQLQRNERKERPLVRRKSELPQDISTVKALETHRRANDMVTPHDGH; encoded by the exons ATGTTGACAGGCACTAGTGCTGCCAGCGTGATGGTTCTGGATGCACCGAGCTCAAATGGGCCTTTTCAGCCCGTGGCCCTAATGCATTTCAGAG aTGTCCCTCCGGCGGAGCAGGAAAAGTTGTTTGTCCAGAAGCTGCGTCAGTGCTGCGTCCTGTTTGACTTTCTGTCGGACCCTCTGAGCGACCTGAAATGGAAGGAGGTGAAACGGGCAGCGCTCAGCGAGATGGTGGAGTACATCACCCACAACAGGAACGTCATCACAGAGCCCATCTACCCAGAGGTGGTGCACGTG TTTGCAGTGAACATGTTCAGGACATTGCCTCCATCATCCAACCCCACAGGGGCTGAGTTTGACCCAGAGGAGGATGAGCCCACTCTAGAGGCCGCGTGGCCACACCTCCAG CTCGTCTATGAGTTCTTCCTCCGGTTTCTGGAGTCTCCAGACTTTCAACCAAATGTGGCCAAGAAGTATATCGACCAGAAATTTGTAATGCAG CTATTAGACCTGTTTGACAGTGAAGACCCTAGGGAAAGGGACTTTCTAAAGACCACTCTGCATCGCATCTACGGAAAGTTCCTGGGCCTGAGAGCGTACATCAGGAAACAGATCAATAACATATTCTATAA GTTCATTTATGAAACAGAACGTCATAACGGAATAGCAGAGTTATTggaaatattaggaag CATTATCAATGGCTTTGCCTTACCGTTGAAAGAGGAGCACAAGATTTTCCTGTTGAAAGTGTTGCTGCCTTTACACAAAGTCAAGTCCCTTAGTGTCTATCACCCACAG CTGGCTTATTGCGTGGTGCAGTTTCTAGAGAAGGACAGCACTCTCACAGAACCG ACGGTGATGGCTCTGTTGAAGTACTGGCCGAAGACACACAGTCCAAAGGAGGTGATGTTCCTCAATGAGCTGGAGGAAATCCTGGACGTCATCGAACCCTCTGAGTTCGTCAAGGTCATGGAGCCTCTCTTCAGACAGCTGGCCAAGTGTGTGTCCAGCCCTCACTTCCAG gtGGCAGAGAGAGCGCTGTACTACTGGAACAATGAGTACATCATGAGTTTGATCAGTGACAATGCTGCCAGGATCCTCCCTATCATGTTCCCCTCGCTCTACCTCAACTCCAAGACCCACTGGAACAA gacGATCCACGGTCTGATATACAACGCCCTGAAGCTCTTCATGGAGATGAACCAGAAGCTGTTTGATGACTGCACACAGCAGttcagaacagagaagaacaa agagaAGGCcaagtggaaagagagagaagaggcgtGGGTGAAGATTGAAAATCTGGCCAAGTCCAACCCTCAG TTCCTGGTGTATGTGGACCCGTCAGACCTGGGTAGTCCTATGGAGACAGACGGACCTATGATGGAGGATGTTAACATCTTGAAGAAGACCATAGCGGAAGAAGCCACACAG CTCCAGAGGAACGAGCGCAAGGAGCGTCCGCTGGTCAGGAGGAAGTCTGAGCTGCCTCAGGACATCTCCACCGTCAAGGCCCTGGAGACGCACCGGAGGGCCAATGATATGGTCACACCACACGACGGACACTAA